One part of the Vespula pensylvanica isolate Volc-1 chromosome 18, ASM1446617v1, whole genome shotgun sequence genome encodes these proteins:
- the LOC122635646 gene encoding disheveled-associated activator of morphogenesis 1 isoform X4 yields the protein MFFKRIPSCPVKSPQPLKEFVGRCQTMPSRVKKSFCGCLQDDEPPEITYCVVEHTGTLTLQAMTPTLPMPAEEELNKMFLELVDELDLTQANRQAVLALPANKKWQIYCSRKGNGTLENGGLRTTDLSGDPDDYIDRIRAIASSQFPEEGEEAAIRMRQVEALKTALRTQPHSFVLRFIELDGLNALLQVLERMDVEAANSNLHTSVIGCLKALMNNSNGRAHVLAHPTAINTISQSLATENIKTKISVLEILGAVCLVPGGHRKVLEAMLHFQQYHSERTRFQSIINDLDKNFGIYKDNLSLKTAIMSFINAVLNYGPGQVTLEFRLHLRYELLMLGIQPIIEKLRKYENETLDRHLDFFEMVRNEDEKELARKFEKEHVDTKSATAMFDLLRRKLSHTAAYPHLLSLLQHCLLLPLDYGSHPQHWLLFDRIVQQIVLQTEGNESGAPKNPDVAPIDINVKEIVHLLAKEEELVAARKKAEELERENSDMSTRLAKKEQELDLRTQEKEDMEASLARIKERLEKETSMHIETKQRISELQDNLETLSRQINNEKSERKRLEQLVASGSLPDDAKATLKIVDDEVLEKVEAKPSPPPPPPPPLAPPPPPCLMPAAPPPMKVEIVKNVPQPSNPLKSFNWSKIPEQKLQGTIWSELDDTKLYNVMDLESIDKIFCAYQKNGVSAEGSIEDLRTLGKNKKTMSVIDSRRAQNCTILLSKLKMSDNEITRTILSMDQQNILHIDMVEQLLKYIPSSEEAALLDMHQKELQNRADCFLYQISKVPHYEQRLRSLHYKKKFSASIAELTPRMRAVLEASRQVARSRRLRKLLELVLALGNYVNRGNARGNACGFRLASLNRLVDTKSSCSKGTTLLHYLVQILESRFREVLDIEEDMPHVRTAARVSMADLQKEVANLKNGLQDVQREIEFHRGQSQVLQGDMFLPAMRDFQAQATCRLAEAEDLFQDMKTRFDRAVRLFGEDSAGVQPNEFFGIFENFLQALAEARQDVENMRKKIEEEERRAKQEQELRKRTMERKNSREGILNSISLSKKNEANGNQGDNKGEFDDLISALRTGDVFGEDIAKFKRSKRRPVTPCGQESRRHSAHREDSRERH from the exons AGGATTCCGAGCTGTCCTGTAAAGAGTCCACAACCACTGAAGGAGTTTGTCGGCCGCTGTCAAACGATGCCATCGAGAGTGAAGAAGTCTTTTTGCGGTTGCCTCCAA GATGACGAGCCACCGGAAATCACGTACTGCGTGGTGGAACACACTGGTACGCTCACGCTTCAAGCGATGACACCGACTTTGCCAATGCCGGCCGAAGAAGAATTGAACAAGATGTTCCTCGAGTTGGTCGACGAGCTCGATTTGACGCAGGCCAATCGGCAAGCGGTTCTGGCACTTCCGGCTAATAAGAAATGGCAGATATATTGTTCCAGAAAGGGAAATGGAACGCTCGAAAACGGAGGCTTGAGAACGACCGATCTCAGCGGGGATCCTGACGATTACATCGACAGGATCAGGGCCATTGCCAGC AGTCAGTTCCCGGAGGAAGGAGAGGAGGCAGCGATACGAATGCGTCAAGTGGAGGCCCTGAAGACGGCTCTGAGAACGCAACCGCACAGCTTCGTCCTAAGGTTCATCGAACTGGACGGTTTGAACGCTTTACTGCAGGTTCTGGAAAGAATGGACGTCGAGGCGGCCAACAGCAACCTCCACACAAGCGTGATTGGTTGTTTGAAAGCTTTGATGAACAATTCG AATGGCAGAGCACACGTACTGGCACATCCGACAGCGATCAATACCATATCTCAATCACTCGCGACGGAGaacataaaaacaaaaatttcggTATTGGAAATACTCGGTGCGGTATGTTTGGTACCCGGTGGCCATCGTAAAGTTTTGGAAGCTATGCTGCACTTTCAACAATATCATTCCGAGAGAACGCGTTTCCAAAGCATAATAAACGATCTCGACAAAAATTTCGGCATCTACAAGGacaatctctctctcaaaaCGGCCATAATGTCCTTCATCAACGCCGTCCTTAATTACGGACCCGGTCAAGTCACCTTGGAGTTTAGGCTCCACCTCAGATACGAATTACTCATGCTCGGCATCCAGCCGATTATTGAAAAACTAAGGAAGTACGAGAACGAGACGCTCGACAGGCATCTCGATTTTTTCGAGATGGTTAGGAACGAGGACGAGAAGGAACTGGCTAGGAAGTTTGAGAAGGAACACGTGGACACCAAGAGTGCCACGGCCATGTTCGACTTGTTGAGGCGAAAACTCAGCCATACGGCAGCCTATCCTCATCTGCTTAGCCTCTTGCAACATTGCTTGCTGTTACCAC TCGATTACGGCTCACACCCGCAACATTGGCTACTATTCGATCGGATCGTCCAACAAATCGTCTTGCAGACCGAGGGAAACGAATCGGGGGCGCCGAAAAATCCTGACGTCGCGCCGATCGACATCAACGTGAAGGAAATCGTTCATCTGTTGGCCAAGGAGGAGGAACTGGTCGCTGCCAGAAAGAAAGCCGAAGAATTGGAACGCGAGAATTCCGATATGTCAACGAGATTGGCCAAGAAGGAACAGGAGCTCGATTTACGAACGCAAGAGAAG GAGGACATGGAGGCAAGCTTGGCGAGGATCAAGGAACGTCTAGAGAAGGAAACGTCGATGCATATAGAGACCAAACAGAGGATATCGGAGTTGCAGGACAACCTCGAGACCCTGTCGCGTCAAATCAATAACGAAAAGTCCGAGAGGAAACGATTGGAACAGTTGGTAGCGTCGGGAAGTTTACCGGACGATGCCAAGGCTACTTTGAAGATCGTAGACGACGAGGTCCTCGAAAAGGTCGAAGCCAAGCCGTCGCCACCTCCGCCGCCTCCGCCCCCTCTGGCACCGCCTCCACCGCCTTGTCTGATGCCGGCCGCACCGCCTCCCATGAAG GTCGAGATAGTGAAGAACGTTCCCCAACCGAGCAATCCACTGAAATCCTTCAACTGGTCCAAGATACCGGAACAGAAGCTCCAAGGTACGATTTGGTCCGAGCTCGACGACACGAAACTGTACAACGTCATGGATTTGGAATCGATCGACAAGATCTTTTGCGCCTATCAGAAGAACGGCGTATCCGCGGAAGGTTCCATCGAAGATCTCCGTACTCTgggaaagaataagaaaactaTGTCGGTGATCGACTCGAGGAGAGCACAAAATTGTACGATATTATTGTCGAAGCTTAAGATGTCTGACAACGAGATCACCAGGACGATACTGTCGATGGATCAACAGAACATATTACACATCGACATGGTCGAACAATTGTTAAAATACATTCCGTCGTCGGAAGAAGCCGCTCTTTTGGACATGCACCAAAAGGAATTACAAAATAGGGCCGATTGTTTCCTCTATCAAATTTCGAA AGTTCCTCACTACGAGCAGAGACTGAGATCGTTGCACTACAAGAAGAAATTCTCGGCCAGTATAGCAGAATTAACGCCAAGAATGCGAGCTGTTCTCGAAGCTAGTCGCCAAGTTGCAAGATCCAGAAGACTTAGGAAACTGTTAGAACTGGTTCTGGCTCTTGGGAATTATGTAAATCGCGGAAACGCTCGCGGTAACGCCTGTGGATTTCGATTAGCTTCTTTGAATCGTCTAGTCGACACGAAATCTTCTTGCTCGAAAGGCACCACTCTTTTGCACTATCTCGTGCAAATCCTCGAATCGAGGTTCCGCGAGGTTTTGGACATCGAAGAGGATATGCCGCACGTTAGGACAGCTGCTAGAGTCAGCATGGCTGATCTTCAAAAGGAGGTGGCTAACTTGAAGAACGGTTTGCAGGACGTTCAAAGGGAAATCG AATTCCATCGAGGCCAATCTCAGGTATTGCAAGGTGACATGTTCTTACCAGCTATGAGAGACTTCCAGGCGCAAGCCACCTGTAGATTGGCCGAAGCCGAGGACCTCTTCCAAGATATGAAGACCAGG TTCGACCGAGCTGTCAGACTGTTCGGCGAAGACTCGGCAGGTGTACAACCGAATGAATTCTTCGGTATATTCGAAAACTTCCTTCAAGCGCTTGCCGAAGCTAGACAGGACGTTGAAAACatgagaaagaagatcgaGGAAGAGGAGCGTCGTGCTAAACAGGAACAAGAG TTGCGAAAAAGgacgatggaaagaaagaattctcgTGAAGGGATATTAAACAGTATATCGTTaagtaaaaagaacgaagctAACGGTAATCAAGGAGACAACAAAGGGGAATTCGACGATCTAATTTCTGCCCTTCGTACCGGAGACGTCTTTGGCGAGGACATAGCCAAATTTAAAAGATCCAAACGTAGGCCGGTGACGCCATGTGGTCAGGAATCACGTAGGCACAGCGCTCATAGAGAAGATTCGCGAGAACGACATTAG
- the LOC122635646 gene encoding disheveled-associated activator of morphogenesis 1 isoform X5: protein MPSRVKKSFCGCLQDDEPPEITYCVVEHTGTLTLQAMTPTLPMPAEEELNKMFLELVDELDLTQANRQAVLALPANKKWQIYCSRKGNGTLENGGLRTTDLSGDPDDYIDRIRAIASSQFPEEGEEAAIRMRQVEALKTALRTQPHSFVLRFIELDGLNALLQVLERMDVEAANSNLHTSVIGCLKALMNNSNGRAHVLAHPTAINTISQSLATENIKTKISVLEILGAVCLVPGGHRKVLEAMLHFQQYHSERTRFQSIINDLDKNFGIYKDNLSLKTAIMSFINAVLNYGPGQVTLEFRLHLRYELLMLGIQPIIEKLRKYENETLDRHLDFFEMVRNEDEKELARKFEKEHVDTKSATAMFDLLRRKLSHTAAYPHLLSLLQHCLLLPLDYGSHPQHWLLFDRIVQQIVLQTEGNESGAPKNPDVAPIDINVKEIVHLLAKEEELVAARKKAEELERENSDMSTRLAKKEQELDLRTQEKEDMEASLARIKERLEKETSMHIETKQRISELQDNLETLSRQINNEKSERKRLEQLVASGSLPDDAKATLKIVDDEVLEKVEAKPSPPPPPPPPLAPPPPPCLMPAAPPPMKVEIVKNVPQPSNPLKSFNWSKIPEQKLQGTIWSELDDTKLYNVMDLESIDKIFCAYQKNGVSAEGSIEDLRTLGKNKKTMSVIDSRRAQNCTILLSKLKMSDNEITRTILSMDQQNILHIDMVEQLLKYIPSSEEAALLDMHQKELQNRADCFLYQISKVPHYEQRLRSLHYKKKFSASIAELTPRMRAVLEASRQVARSRRLRKLLELVLALGNYVNRGNARGNACGFRLASLNRLVDTKSSCSKGTTLLHYLVQILESRFREVLDIEEDMPHVRTAARVSMADLQKEVANLKNGLQDVQREIEFHRGQSQVLQGDMFLPAMRDFQAQATCRLAEAEDLFQDMKTRFDRAVRLFGEDSAGVQPNEFFGIFENFLQALAEARQDVENMRKKIEEEERRAKQEQELRKRTMERKNSREGILNSISLSKKNEANGNQGDNKGEFDDLISALRTGDVFGEDIAKFKRSKRRPVTPCGQESRRHSAHREDSRERH from the exons ATGCCATCGAGAGTGAAGAAGTCTTTTTGCGGTTGCCTCCAA GATGACGAGCCACCGGAAATCACGTACTGCGTGGTGGAACACACTGGTACGCTCACGCTTCAAGCGATGACACCGACTTTGCCAATGCCGGCCGAAGAAGAATTGAACAAGATGTTCCTCGAGTTGGTCGACGAGCTCGATTTGACGCAGGCCAATCGGCAAGCGGTTCTGGCACTTCCGGCTAATAAGAAATGGCAGATATATTGTTCCAGAAAGGGAAATGGAACGCTCGAAAACGGAGGCTTGAGAACGACCGATCTCAGCGGGGATCCTGACGATTACATCGACAGGATCAGGGCCATTGCCAGC AGTCAGTTCCCGGAGGAAGGAGAGGAGGCAGCGATACGAATGCGTCAAGTGGAGGCCCTGAAGACGGCTCTGAGAACGCAACCGCACAGCTTCGTCCTAAGGTTCATCGAACTGGACGGTTTGAACGCTTTACTGCAGGTTCTGGAAAGAATGGACGTCGAGGCGGCCAACAGCAACCTCCACACAAGCGTGATTGGTTGTTTGAAAGCTTTGATGAACAATTCG AATGGCAGAGCACACGTACTGGCACATCCGACAGCGATCAATACCATATCTCAATCACTCGCGACGGAGaacataaaaacaaaaatttcggTATTGGAAATACTCGGTGCGGTATGTTTGGTACCCGGTGGCCATCGTAAAGTTTTGGAAGCTATGCTGCACTTTCAACAATATCATTCCGAGAGAACGCGTTTCCAAAGCATAATAAACGATCTCGACAAAAATTTCGGCATCTACAAGGacaatctctctctcaaaaCGGCCATAATGTCCTTCATCAACGCCGTCCTTAATTACGGACCCGGTCAAGTCACCTTGGAGTTTAGGCTCCACCTCAGATACGAATTACTCATGCTCGGCATCCAGCCGATTATTGAAAAACTAAGGAAGTACGAGAACGAGACGCTCGACAGGCATCTCGATTTTTTCGAGATGGTTAGGAACGAGGACGAGAAGGAACTGGCTAGGAAGTTTGAGAAGGAACACGTGGACACCAAGAGTGCCACGGCCATGTTCGACTTGTTGAGGCGAAAACTCAGCCATACGGCAGCCTATCCTCATCTGCTTAGCCTCTTGCAACATTGCTTGCTGTTACCAC TCGATTACGGCTCACACCCGCAACATTGGCTACTATTCGATCGGATCGTCCAACAAATCGTCTTGCAGACCGAGGGAAACGAATCGGGGGCGCCGAAAAATCCTGACGTCGCGCCGATCGACATCAACGTGAAGGAAATCGTTCATCTGTTGGCCAAGGAGGAGGAACTGGTCGCTGCCAGAAAGAAAGCCGAAGAATTGGAACGCGAGAATTCCGATATGTCAACGAGATTGGCCAAGAAGGAACAGGAGCTCGATTTACGAACGCAAGAGAAG GAGGACATGGAGGCAAGCTTGGCGAGGATCAAGGAACGTCTAGAGAAGGAAACGTCGATGCATATAGAGACCAAACAGAGGATATCGGAGTTGCAGGACAACCTCGAGACCCTGTCGCGTCAAATCAATAACGAAAAGTCCGAGAGGAAACGATTGGAACAGTTGGTAGCGTCGGGAAGTTTACCGGACGATGCCAAGGCTACTTTGAAGATCGTAGACGACGAGGTCCTCGAAAAGGTCGAAGCCAAGCCGTCGCCACCTCCGCCGCCTCCGCCCCCTCTGGCACCGCCTCCACCGCCTTGTCTGATGCCGGCCGCACCGCCTCCCATGAAG GTCGAGATAGTGAAGAACGTTCCCCAACCGAGCAATCCACTGAAATCCTTCAACTGGTCCAAGATACCGGAACAGAAGCTCCAAGGTACGATTTGGTCCGAGCTCGACGACACGAAACTGTACAACGTCATGGATTTGGAATCGATCGACAAGATCTTTTGCGCCTATCAGAAGAACGGCGTATCCGCGGAAGGTTCCATCGAAGATCTCCGTACTCTgggaaagaataagaaaactaTGTCGGTGATCGACTCGAGGAGAGCACAAAATTGTACGATATTATTGTCGAAGCTTAAGATGTCTGACAACGAGATCACCAGGACGATACTGTCGATGGATCAACAGAACATATTACACATCGACATGGTCGAACAATTGTTAAAATACATTCCGTCGTCGGAAGAAGCCGCTCTTTTGGACATGCACCAAAAGGAATTACAAAATAGGGCCGATTGTTTCCTCTATCAAATTTCGAA AGTTCCTCACTACGAGCAGAGACTGAGATCGTTGCACTACAAGAAGAAATTCTCGGCCAGTATAGCAGAATTAACGCCAAGAATGCGAGCTGTTCTCGAAGCTAGTCGCCAAGTTGCAAGATCCAGAAGACTTAGGAAACTGTTAGAACTGGTTCTGGCTCTTGGGAATTATGTAAATCGCGGAAACGCTCGCGGTAACGCCTGTGGATTTCGATTAGCTTCTTTGAATCGTCTAGTCGACACGAAATCTTCTTGCTCGAAAGGCACCACTCTTTTGCACTATCTCGTGCAAATCCTCGAATCGAGGTTCCGCGAGGTTTTGGACATCGAAGAGGATATGCCGCACGTTAGGACAGCTGCTAGAGTCAGCATGGCTGATCTTCAAAAGGAGGTGGCTAACTTGAAGAACGGTTTGCAGGACGTTCAAAGGGAAATCG AATTCCATCGAGGCCAATCTCAGGTATTGCAAGGTGACATGTTCTTACCAGCTATGAGAGACTTCCAGGCGCAAGCCACCTGTAGATTGGCCGAAGCCGAGGACCTCTTCCAAGATATGAAGACCAGG TTCGACCGAGCTGTCAGACTGTTCGGCGAAGACTCGGCAGGTGTACAACCGAATGAATTCTTCGGTATATTCGAAAACTTCCTTCAAGCGCTTGCCGAAGCTAGACAGGACGTTGAAAACatgagaaagaagatcgaGGAAGAGGAGCGTCGTGCTAAACAGGAACAAGAG TTGCGAAAAAGgacgatggaaagaaagaattctcgTGAAGGGATATTAAACAGTATATCGTTaagtaaaaagaacgaagctAACGGTAATCAAGGAGACAACAAAGGGGAATTCGACGATCTAATTTCTGCCCTTCGTACCGGAGACGTCTTTGGCGAGGACATAGCCAAATTTAAAAGATCCAAACGTAGGCCGGTGACGCCATGTGGTCAGGAATCACGTAGGCACAGCGCTCATAGAGAAGATTCGCGAGAACGACATTAG